From a region of the Hippopotamus amphibius kiboko isolate mHipAmp2 chromosome 3, mHipAmp2.hap2, whole genome shotgun sequence genome:
- the AFM gene encoding afamin has product MKQLKLTGFVIFFFFLTESLTLPTKPQDVDDVRITQKFIEDNIVYITIIAFAQYIQEASFEEVEMLVKAMTEYRDKCSADMTLPECSKLANDVLLENICAMEGLPQKHNFSHCCRKVDFERKLCFLHNKKADVGFLPPLPTLDPEEKCQTYKNNRESFLNNYIYEVSRRNPFVFAPTLLTTAARFEEMIKACCEEQEKANCFRTKAEPFIQYLKALSSYQKNVCGALMKFGPQILKSINIAVLSQKFPKIEFKELISLLEDISSKYDGCCEGDVMQCIRGRSKIMSHICSKQDSISSKIKECCGKKIPERGECIIYSNKDDRPNNLSLREAKFTESENVCEERDADRDNFMAEFLYEYSRRHPELSTPELLRITGVYEDLLRECCSTKNPPDCYRHAENKFNETTEKSLKIVQRECEHFQNLGKDDLKYHYLINLTKLAPQLSTEELTFLGKEMVTALTTCCTLSEEFACVDNLVDLVLGELCGINENRSINPAVDRCCKTNFAFRRSCFEGLEADKTYVPPSTPQGLFTFHADLCQAHNEELQRKKDRFLVNLVKLKSELTGEELKSLLADFTNVVKKCCEAQGPEACFKEEGPKLAAKSQVA; this is encoded by the exons atgaaacagttaaAACTTACAGggtttgttattttctttttctttttgactgaATCCTTAACCCTGCCCACAAAGCCTCAAGATGTAG ATGATGTCAGGATCACCCAGAAATTTATAGAGgataatattgtatatat CACCATCATTGCATTTGCTCAATATATTCAGGAGGCATCCTTTGAAGAAGTAGAAATGTTGGTAAAAGCCATGACAGAATACAGAGATAAATGCTCGGCTGACATGACACTCCCAGAGTGCTCAAAATTAGCT AATGATGTTTTACTGGAAAATATATGTGCTATGGAGGGACTGCCACAAAAGCATAATTTTTCACACTGCTGCCGTAAGGTTGACTTTGAAAGAAAGCTCTGTTTCCTCCATAACAAGAAAGCTGATGTAGGATTTTTGCCTCCTCTCCCTACTTTGGATCCTGAAGAGAAATGCCAGACTTATAAAAATAACAGGGAATCTTTTCTAAACAA ttataTCTACGAAGTTTCCAGAAGGAACCCCTTTGTTTTTGCCCCTACACTTCTAACTACTGCTGCTCGTTTTGAGGAGATGATTAAAGCATGTTGTGAAGAACAAGAAAAAGCTAATTGCTTTCGAACAAAG GCAGAACCTTTCATAcaatatttaaaagcattatCTTCTTATCAGAAAAATGTCTGTGGGGCACTTATGAAATTTGGACCACAAATCTTAAAATCTAT AAACATTGCTGTACTTAGTCAAAAATTCCCCAAGATTGAATTTAAGGAACTTATCTCCCTCCTAGAAGATATTTCTTCCAAATATGATGGATGCTGTGAAGGGGATGTTATGCAGTGCATCCGTGGCAGG AGCAAGATTATGAGCCATATTTGTTCAAAACAAGATTCCATCTCCAGCAAAATCAAAGAGTGCTGTGGAAAGAAAATACCAGAGCGTGGCGAGTGCATAATTTACTCAAATAAAGATGATAGACCAAACAACTTATCTTTAAGAGAAGCAAAGTTTACTGAAAGTGAAAATGTGTGTGAGGAACGAGATGCTGACCGAGACAActtcatggctga ATTTCTTTATGAATACTCAAGGAGACATCCAGAACTGTCCACGCCAGAGCTGTTAAGAATCACTGGAGTGTATGAGGATCTCTTGAGAGAGTGTTGCAGCACGAAGAACCCTCCAGACTGTTACAGACATGCG gaaaacaaatTCAATGAGACAACTGAGAAAAGCCTCAAGATAGTACAACGAGAATGTGAACATTTTCAGAATTTGGGGAAGGATGACTTGAAATACCA TTACCTCATCAATCTCACAAAGCTAGCCCCCCAGCTCTCCACTGAAGAACTGACCTTTCTTGGCAAAGAAATGGTGACCGCTTTGACCACCTGCTGTACACTGAGTGAAGAGTTCGCCTGCGTTGATAATTTG GTGGATTTAGTTCTTGGAGAGTTATGTGGAATAAATGAAAATCGAAGTATCAACCCTGCTGTGGACCGCTGCTGTAAAACAAACTTTGCCTTCAGAAGGTCCTGCTTTGAGGGCTTGGAAGCCGATAAGACATACGTGCCTCCATCTACCCCTCAAGGTTTATTTACCTTTCACGCAGACTTGTGCCAGGCTCATAACGAGGAGCTCCAGAGGAAGAAAGACAG GTTTCTTGTCAACTTAGTGAAACTGAAGTCTGAACTTACGGGAGAGGAGCTGAAGTCATTGCTGGCGGATTTCACGAATGTGGTGAAGAAGTGCTGTGAGGCCCAGGGGCCTGAAGCCTGCTTCAAGGAAGAG ggtCCCAAGTTGGCAGCCAAAAGTCAGGTTGCTTGA